GAAGATCGTCGTCGCATCGCCGTCGCTGTCAAGGTCAGGGGGCTTCCACATGTCGTACTCGCACTGCCCGATGATCAGCGGGATGCTGCGGAGGCTCGTCGGCACGCCCCAGATCACGGTCGAGCGCGCCTCCACCGTCGAGCTGTCGATCCCGAGGATCGGAGCAAAGAGGTGGCTCAGGAAGGGCTGACCGCTGGCGCCGTCCCGTGTGGTGCCGATCACCGTCACGCGACCGGTGGGGTCGAAGTCGTCGAGATCGATCGCCGCGTCGGAGATCCCATCACCGGCGTTGGCACTGGCGTATTCGGCGGCGATGCCGTCGATGGTCACCCCCGAGACACAGGGGATGAGCCCGAGCGCGCACTCCTCGGCGATGGCGAGGGCGGCGGCGTCAGTGCCGTTCTGCAGCTCTCGCCGCTCCTGGTACAGGGCCCCGACATCAACGACCAGGGCCGCCATGCCGATCAGGGCGACAAGCAAGAACGCCATGAAGACGGCGGCCGCTCCTCGCTCGTCCTTCACCCTCCGCATCGCATGACCCCTGACTCTTGGATCGTGATGGTGCCCTCACCGAAGAACGGGATGCTGTAGGTGAAGGGATAGCTCGCCGTCACCGTGGCCGGCTCCCCGCTGGTGCAGGGGCTCGCCGAGGTGGTGACGGCGATGTCCTGAGTCTTGAGGGTGGGGGCCGCCTGACGGGTGACTGCGACGGGATCTCCATCGGCCAGGGCATGCACCCGCGCCCCCTCCCGCACCGCACCGGTGAGGGAGACCTTGGCGTTGTAGGCCCGGCCGAACTCGATGATCCCGAAGACCAGGAGGACGAGGAGCGGCAACACGAGGGCGAACTCGACCATCGCCGCTCCTCGCTCGTCGCGACCTCGCTCCGAAAGGGGACCGGTCATGGAAACCATGGTCGCCCCGGCTTCAGACGACTCCTCGTGCGACTCGTCACACACTGCTCACCACCTCCTCACCCCGATAGGTCGACATGAACTCGGCGAGGCCTTCGGATCAGCTGGATCCGAAGGCCCCGAGAGTGCGCTACTAGTTGACAGCGTTGGCGACCGTGGTGAACTTGGCGGCCAAGTTGGTACCGATGAGGGTGACGGCGGCGATGCAGACGACGGCGATGAGGGCGACCATGAGGCCGTACTCAACCATGGTTGCGCCACGCTCCTCGCTCTTGAGCGAAGCGACGGTGGCGATGAGGTAGGACTGGAGAAACACGAACAGCTTCATGGACCGACTCCTTGAGTTGTGCATCGCCCGCCCACTGCGGACCTGCACCGCCATGGTGTGCTCGGTGAGCCATTTTGGTCATCGGCAGCATTGATGAAACGGCGTTCCTCAAGATCGATGATGCGCCGTCGTTTCAGGTGCGGTGTGCTGCAGAGGTGACGATTCCCAGGCCCGTGCCTGCCTTCGAGTGGACCCACCGCGCCATCCGCCGCACCTACTTCGGAGGCCGCGCCCGCGGCGGCTTCATCGTCGCCCTGGGGGTCGCGACGGTGCTCAGCGTCGCGATCCTCATCGCGTTCCCCGAGCCCGGTCAGCCGGCCGAGGTCAACCTGAACGAGATCGACCGGGCGATCGACGATGGTCACGTGGCGTCGGCGAGGATCGACGACGTCGCCCGGACCGTCGTCATCGAGCGCCACAGCGGCCTCCGTCAGCGGGCGGCCTACCCGACGACGCTGGGCGCCGAGCTCTCGCGCCGGCTGATCGACGTGGGCGCCGAGGTCACGGTCGAGCCCACTCCCCAGACGTCGATCTTGGTCCGCCTCGGCGTGTCGTTCCTCCCCCTCATGCTCATCGTCGCCATCCTCCTGCTCTACCTGCGCCACATGCGCTCCGGTGCCGCCGCGTTCTCGCGGGGTCGTGAGGCGGAGATCCCCACCACCCGGTTCGCCGACGTCGGCGGGATCGACGAGGTGGTCGCCGAGCTCGCCGAGGCCCGCGACTACCTCAACCACCCGGAGCGCTTCGCCGCTTCGGGCGCACGAGCGCCACGGGGGTTCCTGCTCACCGGCCCCCCGGGGACGGGCAAGACGCTGCTGGCCCGGGCGGTCGCCGGCGAGGCGGGAGTGCCGTTCTTCGCCATCTCGGGCTCCGACTTCGTCGAGACGTTCGCCGGTGTGGGGGCAGCCCGGGTGCGGCGCCTCTTCGAGCTGGCACGGCGACGCGACCGCGCCATCGTCTTCATCGACGAGATCGACGCCGTGGGCAGGTCGCGCAACGCGCGGGGCGGCAGTGACACCGACGAGCGGGAGCGGACCCTCAACCAGCTCCTGGTGGAGATGGACGGCTTCACGCCGTCGAACGTGATCGTCCTCGCCGCCACCAACCGGGTCGACCTCCTCGACCCGGCGCTGCTGCGGCCCGGCCGGTTCGACCGGACGATCCCGGTGCCGCCACCCGACCGCCGGGGGCGCACCCGGATCCTCGAGATCGTCTCCGATCGCCACAAGCTCGCCGACGACATCGACTTCGTCGACCTCGGCCGCCGCACAGCGGGGATGACGGGCGCCGACCTCGCCGTCCTCGTCAACGAGGCCGCCCTGGTGGCGACGCGCGCCGGCCACCAAGTGGTGACCGGACGGGACCTCGACGCCGCTCTCGCCACCACCGTCCTCGGCCGGGAGCGACCGTCAGTGGTGGTCAGCGACCGTGACCGGCGGATCGTGGCGTGGCACGAGGCCGGTCACGCCGTGTGCGCCCTGCTCCTGCCCGACACCGACGACCCCGTGCAGGTCACCATCGTCCCCCGCGGGGGGACGGGCGGCACCACCTGGCTCACCGCAAGCGACGACCAGCTGGTCAGCCAGGCCCAGGCACGGGCCGGGCTCATCGTGGCGATGGGCGGGAGGAGCGGCGAGGAGCTCCTCCTCCAGGGCGACTTCACCAGCGGCGCCTCGCTGGACTACGCCTCGGCACGGACCCTCGCCACCCACATGGTCACCCGCTTCGCCATGGGTCGGAAGGGGGTCGCCCACGTCGGCTACGAGGCCGCCGAGGGCCTCCCGAGCGACGTCGAGCAGGCGATCAACGGCCTCCTCGAGGACTCGCTGGTCGCCGCCCGGGCCCTGGTGCACCGGGCCTCCGACCTGCTCGAGGCGATCGCCGCCGAGCTGCTCGTCGACGAGACGGTCACCCTGTCGCGCCTGCACGAGCTGGTCGCTCGCCACCAGGGCGACGGCACCGAGCCCGCTGACGACGGCGACGAAGGTCGCCGTGCCGGGCTCATGATCCTGCGGTCGGAGCCCTGATCTCTCCCGTTCGGGGAAGGGTCAGAGCGACAGGGTGGACGAGTAGCGCACCATCGGGGTGCGCTCGTCGCCCGACCAGCCGCAGCGCTTGACCACGGCGACGGCGCTGAGCTGTGAGCTCACGCCCAACTTGGTGAGCACGCCGCGGATCTGGCTGCGGACGGTCGCGATCGAGACGTAGGACGCCTCGGCGATGGTCTCGGCCGACATGCCGTCGACGAGCAGCGCGAGCACCACGCGCTCTCGGGGGCTGAGCCGCTCGAACGGCGCCAGCTGGCTCGCGTGCTCCCGGCGGTGCTCCCGCAGCAACCGGCGCAGCTCGTCGGCGACCAGAGGGTCGGGGACGAGCTCCCCCCGAGCGGCGAGCTTCACGCCCTCGAGCAGCTCCTCGAAGGCAACCGCCTTGGAGAGGAGCCCGCGGGCGCCCTCCTCGATGCTGGCCGCCTTCAGGAGCTGGTCATCCGACGCCGACAGCACCACCACGTCGACGCCCTGCTCACGGAGGGGGCCGATGAGGTCGAAGCCGCTCATCTCCGACAACCCGAGGTCGAGGTCGACGAGGGCAAGGGTGGGCCCGAGACCGGCGATCGCCTCCATGATCCCATCGGGGGTCGAGGGGTCCACGGCGGCGGCGGCGAAGCCCTCCCGGCGTAGCGCCCGGACGATGGCGTCGGCCAGCACGGCGTGATCGTCGACGACCACGACGGCGCACGCCGGCCGGGGCCCGTCCTCCGGCACCGCCAACCCGGCGCAGGAGGTCCCCTCTGACCGCGCGACGACCCGGCGGTCGAGGCGTCGCCGCTCCGCGGTGGTACCGGTCGGCGAGGGGTCGCGCTCACCTGCAGTGGTACCGCTCGGGCTGACTTCACGATCGTGCGTCATCATCGACGACTCCTGGAGGTGGGGCGAGTGGGCCTCGGGATCACTCAGGGTGGTCGGTCGTCCCCACGTGATCGACATCAGAATTGATGAATGCGCGCCGTCTTCTCCACCACGTGGCGGGCAGGCGGCTTCCGGCACGTCTCAGCCGCGGTCAGTGGCCCGCCTGGTCCGGCCCCAGCCCGAGCGGCGGACGAGCGCCACCGCGGCGAGCTGGCTGTTGACGCCGAGCTTGTTGAGGACCGACTTGATGTGGGAGCGCACCGTCGCCACGGAGACGAACTGCTCCTCGGCGATGGCCTCGGCCGACAGCCCGTCGCAAACGGCCGTGAGGACCTCCTCCTCCCGGGCGGTGAGGGCGCGGAAAGGGGCGAGGCGCGCCTCGTTCTCGTTCCGCTGACGCCGCAGCTCGGAGAGGTACTCGTTGCGCTCCTCGGGCGTCAACACGGTCTGGCCGGTGGCGGCGGCGTGGAGGGCGTCCACCAGCTCGTCGAGGGGCCGCGACTTGTCGAACACCCCGTTGGCGCCGAGCTCGAGGCAGCGAGCGAGCTGGGCGTGGTCCTGGCTGCCGGTGAGGATCATCACCGACGCCCCCCGGGACGTGAGCGGCTCGATGAGCGGCATGCCCGACCGGTCGTGCCCGAGGTGGAGGTCGAGCAGCACCACCGACGGCTGGTGACGGTCGGCGGCGGCCAGGACCGACTGGTGGTCCAGCTCGTCCGCCGGCAGCGCTACGAGCTGACCGAAGCCCCGGAGGCGCAGGGCCAGGGCCATGGCCTCGGCCAGCACGACGTGGTCCTCGACGAGGAGGATGCTGGTGTTCTCCGGCTCCGCCTCGGCACCCATCGGGTCGGAGTCTTGCCGAGGACGGGCGTGCGGTGCCACGAACTCGAGAATCCCCAGATTTGGTGGATCGGCCGCCGCCCCCGCCGCGCTTCACTTCGGAGGTGCCAGATCGCTATCGAGTCCTCGTCGCCATGGAGCCCAACGTCCTGGGCGACACGTTCCGGCACCTGCTCGACGCCGCGGGCCAGGACGAGGTGGTCTACCTCGATCCCCGGGATCTGCACGCGCTCGTGGGCGACTTCGATGCCATCCTCACCACCGAGGAGCTACCGCCGGGGGTGCGCTCCCCCCTGGTGATCCGCCTGCCCAACACGCAAGGCGACGCCGGTGAGGGCGTGGTCATCGACCTCACCGGGACGGTCCCGATCGCCGTCGAGGGCATCGACGAGATCATCGACCTGCTCGACGAGCGCTGCGTCGCGACCGAACGGCGGGCGACGCGGCTGGGACGCGACGAACCGCCTGCCCTGACCGACGACCAAAGCTGGTGATCACATGCTCTCTGCCGACCCCAAGCCCCTCGCCCCGCACCTGCGCTACGCGTGCGACCACGGCGGCACCGACCTGCACCTCAGCCCCGGCACCCCGCCGCTGGTGCGCATCGACGGCGCCCTCCGACCCATCCCCGATGCCGAGCCGCTGACATCTGCCGGGCTTGAGAAGCTGGTGAAGGCGGTGCTGTCGCCGGCGCTGCACGACGACCTCGACCGCCACAAGGAGCTCGACTTCGCCTTCGACTTCGAGGACGAGGGCCGCTTCCGGGGCAACGTCTACCGGGCCCGGGGCTCGTTCGGCATCGCCCTGCGCCTCATCCCCCAGGTGATCCCCGGCTTCGAGGAGCTGGGCCTGCCCGACATCGCCGACGAGCTGGTCCGCCTCCCGCAGGGCCTGGTGCTCATCACCGGACCCACCGGCTCGGGCAAGTCCACGACCCTGGCGTCGATGATCGACTGGATCAACACCAACCGGCGCTGCCACATCATCACCATCGAGGACCCGATCGAGTACCTCCACGAGCACAAGCTCTCCGCGGTGAACCAGCGCGAGATCGGCCCCGACGCCGACACCTTCGCCACCGCCCTCCGGGCTGCGCTGCGGGAGGATCCCGACGTGCTGCTTCTCGGTGAGATGCGCGACCCCGAGAGCATCAGTGCAGCACTGAGCCTGGCCGAGACCGGGCACCTGGTCTTCGCCACCTTGCACACCAACGACACCGCCCAAGCCCTCGACCGCATCGTCGACGTCTTCCCGGCCGAGCGGCGCGACCAGATCCAGGTGCAGCTCT
The Acidimicrobiales bacterium genome window above contains:
- a CDS encoding response regulator transcription factor, coding for MTHDREVSPSGTTAGERDPSPTGTTAERRRLDRRVVARSEGTSCAGLAVPEDGPRPACAVVVVDDHAVLADAIVRALRREGFAAAAVDPSTPDGIMEAIAGLGPTLALVDLDLGLSEMSGFDLIGPLREQGVDVVVLSASDDQLLKAASIEEGARGLLSKAVAFEELLEGVKLAARGELVPDPLVADELRRLLREHRREHASQLAPFERLSPRERVVLALLVDGMSAETIAEASYVSIATVRSQIRGVLTKLGVSSQLSAVAVVKRCGWSGDERTPMVRYSSTLSL
- a CDS encoding Tad domain-containing protein; its protein translation is MRRVKDERGAAAVFMAFLLVALIGMAALVVDVGALYQERRELQNGTDAAALAIAEECALGLIPCVSGVTIDGIAAEYASANAGDGISDAAIDLDDFDPTGRVTVIGTTRDGASGQPFLSHLFAPILGIDSSTVEARSTVIWGVPTSLRSIPLIIGQCEYDMWKPPDLDSDGDATTIFFQGGDGGGKNEETSVAEEGGDTCPLSSSGQDLPGGFGWLDDAAGCESTTVQGFDASVQTGATPKSCSALDLQEMVGTVIAIPIFESFSGTGTNATYLVSGYSGFRLTGYRLDGGNNAFASDPPPDACSSPTKNCIVGSFTGVVVDTPGEVCGSGDGCQDFGATLIRLIK
- a CDS encoding type IV pilus twitching motility protein PilT, whose amino-acid sequence is MLSADPKPLAPHLRYACDHGGTDLHLSPGTPPLVRIDGALRPIPDAEPLTSAGLEKLVKAVLSPALHDDLDRHKELDFAFDFEDEGRFRGNVYRARGSFGIALRLIPQVIPGFEELGLPDIADELVRLPQGLVLITGPTGSGKSTTLASMIDWINTNRRCHIITIEDPIEYLHEHKLSAVNQREIGPDADTFATALRAALREDPDVLLLGEMRDPESISAALSLAETGHLVFATLHTNDTAQALDRIVDVFPAERRDQIQVQLSATLAAAIYQRLLPKAGGGLVAAFEVMRANHAVKNLIREGKTRQLRNIVSTHQSEGMQTLEESLAHLVDDGSVDIETALGYTVHPKELHRHVSMALAMAPAGADASGPPIDQGGLMPTDDDDLAADDPTTGAELAVASNGGAGRRSLRRRR
- a CDS encoding Flp family type IVb pilin, whose translation is MKLFVFLQSYLIATVASLKSEERGATMVEYGLMVALIAVVCIAAVTLIGTNLAAKFTTVANAVN
- a CDS encoding response regulator transcription factor translates to MGAEAEPENTSILLVEDHVVLAEAMALALRLRGFGQLVALPADELDHQSVLAAADRHQPSVVLLDLHLGHDRSGMPLIEPLTSRGASVMILTGSQDHAQLARCLELGANGVFDKSRPLDELVDALHAAATGQTVLTPEERNEYLSELRRQRNENEARLAPFRALTAREEEVLTAVCDGLSAEAIAEEQFVSVATVRSHIKSVLNKLGVNSQLAAVALVRRSGWGRTRRATDRG
- a CDS encoding AAA family ATPase, with product MPAFEWTHRAIRRTYFGGRARGGFIVALGVATVLSVAILIAFPEPGQPAEVNLNEIDRAIDDGHVASARIDDVARTVVIERHSGLRQRAAYPTTLGAELSRRLIDVGAEVTVEPTPQTSILVRLGVSFLPLMLIVAILLLYLRHMRSGAAAFSRGREAEIPTTRFADVGGIDEVVAELAEARDYLNHPERFAASGARAPRGFLLTGPPGTGKTLLARAVAGEAGVPFFAISGSDFVETFAGVGAARVRRLFELARRRDRAIVFIDEIDAVGRSRNARGGSDTDERERTLNQLLVEMDGFTPSNVIVLAATNRVDLLDPALLRPGRFDRTIPVPPPDRRGRTRILEIVSDRHKLADDIDFVDLGRRTAGMTGADLAVLVNEAALVATRAGHQVVTGRDLDAALATTVLGRERPSVVVSDRDRRIVAWHEAGHAVCALLLPDTDDPVQVTIVPRGGTGGTTWLTASDDQLVSQAQARAGLIVAMGGRSGEELLLQGDFTSGASLDYASARTLATHMVTRFAMGRKGVAHVGYEAAEGLPSDVEQAINGLLEDSLVAARALVHRASDLLEAIAAELLVDETVTLSRLHELVARHQGDGTEPADDGDEGRRAGLMILRSEP
- a CDS encoding TadE/TadG family type IV pilus assembly protein; protein product: MTGPLSERGRDERGAAMVEFALVLPLLVLLVFGIIEFGRAYNAKVSLTGAVREGARVHALADGDPVAVTRQAAPTLKTQDIAVTTSASPCTSGEPATVTASYPFTYSIPFFGEGTITIQESGVMRCGG